In Peptostreptococcus equinus, the DNA window AAATAACCTTCCACCTTCTCCAGACTTAGCAAATATTTCTATATTTATATCTTCCATTTGCTTACCCAATAATACAGCTTCTTCATACTCTATCTGTTCTTTTCTTTCCTTAGATTTATTTTTTTCATCTAGTTCTTTTATATTAGAATTTGTAGCCTCTACAGCATTACCTTTCTTTATTAAGAAGTTTCTAGCATAACCATCGCTAACTTCCTTTATTTCTCCTTTTTTACCAGTTCCCTTTACATCTTTTAATAATATAACTTTCATCTATTTTTTCTCCTCTTCAATGTAGTTTTCTATTATTTCTTTAACCATATTATATGCATCATCAATATCTATATTTTTAAGTTGGGCACCAGCGATATCCATATGACCGCCACCGCCTATTTTTTCCATCATTATATGTACATTTATGTCCCCAAGAGATCTAGCACTTACAAATATAGTATCTCCCTTTTTTCCCAAAACAAAAGAAGCCTTTATATTTTTTATATTTAATAGCTCATCTGCTGCCTTTGCAATTACTATATTTACATTGTCAATTTCTTCATAAGAATAAGATATACAAATTGTCTGATCAATAATCTCTGTTCTCTTTATTATAT includes these proteins:
- the rplI gene encoding 50S ribosomal protein L9 gives rise to the protein MKVILLKDVKGTGKKGEIKEVSDGYARNFLIKKGNAVEATNSNIKELDEKNKSKERKEQIEYEEAVLLGKQMEDINIEIFAKSGEGGRLFGSITSKEIAEQLKKQKKVEVDKRKILLDEPIRTLGSRFVEIKIHQKVTTKIRVDVKEQN